A genomic stretch from Sulfurovum riftiae includes:
- a CDS encoding mechanosensitive ion channel family protein: MPTIAETNTSKDLNAVEAKIDNDSLNVINTLDTEIIASVQTQLAPVYEQYPLLTKTIWGIPFANLGAAILLFMLILLLRKAFTRIVLVLLQNFAKNSNTYYDDRVISALKEPVRFAFIVVALHVFFLLIYKETDFIVNILDTLIIYTLFWAILSVTEALRGLIYKATAQFNKDLSKEMGNFILTILKILIGGIGLGAMLKVWGVNVTALVASLGLGGLAFALAAKDTASNLFGSFALLADKSIRIGEWVKIGSVEGVVEDVGMRTTKIRSFQKSLITVPNQVVANTPIENFSRRGIRRIKMTIGLTYGTTSEQITQIIADIKSMLQNHEGIAQDESLMVNFNDFGDSSLNIFIYTFAHTANWAKYLDIREDIHLKIMKIVEENGSSFAFPSQSVYVESLPKEEKGSALSV, from the coding sequence GTGCCGACCATAGCAGAGACCAATACCTCCAAAGACCTGAATGCAGTTGAAGCAAAGATAGACAATGACAGCCTGAACGTCATCAACACACTGGATACGGAGATCATCGCTTCAGTACAGACACAGCTTGCACCTGTGTATGAGCAGTACCCTCTTTTGACAAAAACGATCTGGGGAATCCCCTTTGCCAATCTTGGAGCAGCCATACTGCTTTTTATGCTGATCCTTCTTCTGCGTAAAGCATTTACACGTATTGTACTGGTACTGCTCCAGAATTTTGCCAAGAATTCCAATACCTACTATGACGACAGAGTGATCTCCGCGCTCAAAGAACCTGTACGTTTTGCATTTATCGTCGTTGCGCTGCATGTCTTCTTTCTGCTCATCTACAAAGAAACTGACTTTATTGTGAATATCCTCGATACGCTCATTATCTATACCCTTTTCTGGGCTATCCTGTCGGTTACAGAAGCACTACGCGGCCTTATCTACAAAGCTACTGCCCAATTCAATAAAGATCTCTCCAAGGAGATGGGAAATTTCATATTGACCATTTTAAAGATCCTCATTGGCGGTATTGGACTGGGTGCCATGCTGAAAGTATGGGGTGTCAATGTCACGGCACTGGTCGCCTCTTTGGGGCTTGGTGGTCTTGCTTTTGCCCTTGCAGCCAAAGATACGGCTTCGAACCTCTTTGGTTCATTCGCGCTGCTTGCAGACAAGTCCATACGTATCGGTGAATGGGTGAAAATCGGCTCTGTGGAAGGTGTGGTCGAAGATGTCGGTATGCGGACGACCAAGATACGTTCTTTCCAGAAATCGCTCATCACCGTACCCAACCAGGTCGTTGCCAACACACCCATAGAGAACTTCTCACGCAGAGGAATCCGACGTATCAAAATGACCATCGGTCTGACCTACGGTACCACAAGCGAACAGATCACGCAGATCATTGCCGATATCAAAAGTATGCTGCAGAATCACGAAGGGATCGCGCAGGATGAATCCCTTATGGTGAACTTCAATGATTTTGGAGACTCTTCACTCAACATCTTTATCTATACCTTCGCCCACACTGCCAACTGGGCCAAATACCTTGATATCAGGGAAGATATCCATCTCAAGATCATGAAGATCGTGGAAGAGAACGGGAGCAGTTTTGCTTTCCCGTCACAGAGTGTTTATGTGGAGTCTCTTCCAAAGGAAGAGAAGGGTTCAGCGTTAAGCGTGTAG
- the recG gene encoding ATP-dependent DNA helicase RecG, giving the protein MEEAKQLFKKLKIYSLLDLALIVPTSYNDTTLSTTLELGTTNTLEAKVIESSVYGGKLRVTFLLTQSGRRLSSTFFRVTPYHHKLFEVGSSHYIQGKLDEYKGYLQMPQPRSIKQIGKITPKYKTVLKESEIASLMEVYITEKNLFNEGLDSKEVATLMRIHFPKSMEDVYEKGTFKSEIVEVLKFVEAFNHLKKLRGKRVDFPAIRALNGNIDSFVSALPFTLTNEQKNVIVQIQKDLSQEEKAAKRMVVGDVGSGKTMVILASVMMALPHKSILMAPTSLLALQLYEEACKHLPKDVNIALVMQGKDEGNYKEADFIIGTHALLFKEDLPEASLVMVDEQHRFGTKQRQSLETLVVRQVQDDELQVRDDRKPHFLQFSATPIPRTQAMMESELLDVSLITTTPFEREVLTETIGREDFPGLLNHIKEEIAREHQVLIIYPLVEESTEVPYQSLDESREFWEEKFENVYVTHGKDKQKEEVLLEFREKGDILLATTVVEVGISLPRLTLIVIVGAERLGLATLHQLRGRVGRNGLKSWCYLFSNNKENFRLEQFCQTTNGFDIAKLDLKFRDSGDILDGTIQSGQRFKWLDMAEDEGIISYAKQRVHK; this is encoded by the coding sequence GTGGAAGAAGCAAAACAACTTTTTAAAAAACTCAAGATCTATTCGCTGCTCGACCTTGCGCTTATCGTACCGACCTCCTACAACGATACCACACTCTCAACGACTCTGGAACTGGGAACGACAAATACACTTGAAGCCAAGGTCATAGAGAGTTCAGTCTACGGAGGGAAGCTGAGAGTAACATTTCTGCTTACGCAGTCTGGACGCAGGCTCTCATCCACTTTTTTCCGTGTCACTCCCTACCACCATAAACTTTTTGAAGTAGGCTCTTCCCATTACATTCAGGGTAAGCTCGATGAGTACAAAGGTTACCTGCAGATGCCCCAGCCCCGTTCCATCAAGCAGATAGGAAAAATCACACCCAAATACAAAACGGTACTCAAAGAGAGTGAGATCGCTTCCTTGATGGAAGTGTATATTACGGAGAAGAATCTCTTTAACGAAGGGTTGGACTCCAAAGAAGTGGCAACACTCATGCGTATCCATTTCCCAAAAAGTATGGAAGATGTGTATGAAAAAGGTACGTTCAAATCTGAAATAGTTGAGGTACTGAAATTTGTTGAAGCGTTTAATCATTTGAAGAAACTGCGAGGAAAGCGGGTGGATTTTCCTGCCATACGTGCCTTGAACGGAAATATAGATTCTTTTGTATCCGCTTTGCCTTTTACACTTACAAATGAACAAAAAAATGTTATTGTTCAGATACAGAAGGACCTTTCCCAAGAGGAGAAAGCAGCCAAGCGGATGGTTGTAGGGGATGTGGGCTCTGGTAAAACGATGGTGATCCTGGCATCGGTCATGATGGCCTTGCCGCATAAAAGCATTCTGATGGCACCGACCTCACTGCTGGCATTGCAGCTTTATGAGGAGGCCTGCAAACACTTGCCAAAAGATGTCAATATCGCACTGGTCATGCAGGGTAAGGATGAAGGGAATTACAAAGAAGCAGATTTTATCATCGGTACCCATGCCCTTCTGTTCAAAGAAGATCTGCCTGAAGCCTCTTTGGTGATGGTGGATGAACAGCACCGTTTCGGAACCAAACAGCGCCAAAGCCTTGAAACGCTTGTTGTGCGACAGGTTCAGGATGACGAGTTGCAGGTCCGAGATGACAGAAAACCGCACTTCCTGCAGTTTTCCGCTACACCCATACCGAGAACACAGGCAATGATGGAGTCTGAACTTCTGGATGTCAGTCTCATTACCACAACGCCTTTCGAGAGAGAAGTCTTGACAGAGACGATCGGAAGAGAAGATTTCCCCGGATTGTTGAATCATATCAAAGAGGAGATCGCCCGGGAGCACCAGGTACTCATTATCTATCCGCTGGTGGAAGAGAGCACGGAGGTACCGTATCAGTCATTGGATGAGAGCAGAGAGTTCTGGGAAGAGAAGTTCGAGAATGTCTATGTGACACACGGCAAAGACAAGCAGAAAGAAGAGGTATTGCTTGAGTTCAGAGAGAAGGGTGATATCCTTTTGGCCACTACTGTGGTCGAAGTGGGTATCTCACTTCCGAGACTGACGCTTATTGTCATTGTGGGTGCTGAACGTCTCGGATTGGCAACCTTGCATCAGCTCAGGGGGCGTGTTGGACGTAACGGGCTGAAGAGCTGGTGCTATCTTTTTTCCAATAACAAAGAGAACTTCAGGCTGGAACAGTTCTGTCAGACAACCAACGGTTTTGACATTGCCAAACTCGATCTGAAGTTCCGTGACAGCGGAGATATCCTGGATGGAACTATTCAAAGCGGACAGCGCTTCAAGTGGCTCGATATGGCGGAAGACGAAGGGATCATCAGCTATGCAAAGCAGAGGGTGCACAAATAA
- the ribH gene encoding 6,7-dimethyl-8-ribityllumazine synthase, with product MKTVEGNLSVDKSKKVAIINARFNHFITDRLVEGAKDAYARHGGDPEELDLILVPGAFEIPFALDKALASGKYDAVCCLGAVIRGATPHFDYVSAEATKGVANVTLKYGKPATFGVLTVDSIEQAIERAGTKAGNKGAEAMVGLIELINLYEEL from the coding sequence ATGAAAACAGTAGAAGGAAATCTTTCCGTAGACAAAAGCAAAAAAGTAGCGATCATCAATGCAAGATTCAACCACTTCATTACAGACAGACTGGTAGAGGGTGCCAAAGATGCCTATGCAAGACATGGCGGCGATCCTGAAGAGCTGGACCTGATCCTTGTACCGGGAGCTTTTGAGATCCCGTTCGCACTTGACAAAGCATTGGCTTCAGGCAAGTATGATGCTGTCTGTTGTCTTGGGGCGGTCATCAGAGGAGCAACACCGCATTTTGACTATGTCTCTGCAGAGGCGACAAAAGGTGTGGCGAATGTAACCCTCAAGTACGGAAAACCGGCGACATTCGGTGTACTTACAGTAGACAGCATCGAGCAGGCGATCGAGAGAGCAGGTACCAAGGCTGGTAACAAAGGTGCTGAAGCGATGGTTGGTCTGATCGAATTGATCAATTTATATGAAGAGTTGTAA
- a CDS encoding DUF3108 domain-containing protein — protein sequence MKKNIWVLFLLILLLTMSEAKTLNATYSVSYGMFGELGISEAHLETKDDTYVIEVSARTTGIVKRLSKNRREKYVSRGHIVDGMFVSDSLEVFRSYGNKVSTKHYTIDHKNKKVTKSYVKKKAGEIYGKESKILDFYSRDDLLTLYFNLPDRVDLNKAGRYELTAVGAEKQNGKVTIVIPEAKDRKRYEESLGKGDFHYLTAIVYQKLFESSRGELMIAIGKDGIAEKAVLKDLILYGDLVANRVK from the coding sequence ATGAAGAAAAATATTTGGGTGCTGTTTTTACTGATACTTTTGTTGACCATGTCAGAAGCCAAAACACTCAATGCAACCTACAGTGTCAGTTACGGTATGTTCGGAGAACTCGGCATCAGTGAGGCACATCTTGAAACCAAAGACGACACCTATGTTATTGAGGTGAGTGCCAGAACGACGGGTATAGTGAAGCGTTTGAGCAAGAACCGCCGGGAGAAGTATGTCAGCAGAGGACATATTGTGGATGGTATGTTCGTTTCGGATTCGCTTGAAGTGTTCAGAAGTTATGGCAATAAAGTGAGTACCAAGCATTACACAATCGACCATAAGAACAAAAAAGTGACAAAGTCCTACGTAAAGAAAAAAGCTGGAGAGATATATGGCAAGGAGAGCAAAATACTCGACTTTTACAGCAGGGATGACCTGCTGACGCTCTATTTCAATCTGCCCGACAGAGTAGACCTGAACAAAGCGGGGAGATATGAACTGACCGCTGTGGGTGCGGAGAAACAGAATGGCAAAGTGACGATCGTGATCCCTGAAGCAAAAGATCGAAAACGCTATGAAGAGAGTCTGGGTAAGGGAGATTTCCACTATCTGACAGCTATTGTATATCAGAAACTTTTCGAGAGTAGCAGAGGCGAACTGATGATCGCCATTGGAAAAGACGGGATCGCAGAAAAAGCGGTCCTGAAAGATCTGATACTCTATGGAGACCTTGTGGCAAATAGAGTCAAATAG
- a CDS encoding DMT family transporter translates to MKTFIKNMDRGILLMLLASLSFAAMGGFAKVVSQVLPPVEVTFFRNIFGVVLVGLSIYKVPLKQTGGKFLLLIFRGSIGFAALLAYFYIMAHIPLGEAVTYNKTSPIFVAIFAYLFLREKLHPSALLAIVIGFVGIVLVAQPQGGSFDKYDVLGIFSGIGAALAYTSIRELRKYYDTRAIVMSFMGVGTIAPLFLMLITPYVTVTEKFDWMFAKFVWPQGSEWLYVSAVGIFATMSQLLMTKAYELTKAGIVGTISYSNIVFAVIIGVMLGDPIPDFWTTLGIILVIVSGLLVALPKAKH, encoded by the coding sequence ATGAAAACATTTATAAAAAATATGGACAGAGGTATTCTCCTGATGCTTCTGGCATCACTATCTTTTGCTGCCATGGGCGGCTTTGCAAAGGTGGTCTCACAGGTACTGCCTCCCGTTGAGGTGACCTTTTTCAGAAACATCTTCGGTGTCGTGCTTGTGGGACTCTCCATCTACAAGGTACCCCTGAAACAGACCGGTGGAAAGTTCCTGCTTTTGATCTTTCGCGGTTCTATCGGTTTTGCAGCACTTCTGGCCTATTTTTACATCATGGCGCACATTCCTCTGGGAGAAGCGGTCACCTACAACAAGACCTCCCCGATCTTTGTAGCGATCTTCGCCTATCTCTTTTTACGGGAAAAACTGCATCCTTCCGCACTGCTTGCCATTGTCATCGGATTTGTCGGTATCGTGCTGGTCGCACAGCCGCAGGGCGGATCGTTCGACAAGTATGATGTGCTGGGTATCTTTTCGGGTATCGGTGCAGCCTTGGCATATACCTCTATCAGGGAGCTTCGGAAATATTATGATACCCGTGCTATTGTCATGTCCTTCATGGGAGTAGGGACCATTGCGCCGCTTTTCTTGATGCTCATTACCCCCTATGTGACCGTCACCGAAAAGTTCGACTGGATGTTCGCGAAGTTCGTATGGCCCCAGGGTAGCGAGTGGCTCTATGTGAGTGCGGTAGGCATCTTCGCTACGATGTCACAGCTGCTGATGACAAAGGCGTATGAACTGACCAAAGCGGGGATCGTAGGTACCATCTCCTACAGCAATATCGTCTTTGCCGTCATCATCGGTGTGATGCTGGGTGACCCCATTCCGGATTTTTGGACAACTTTGGGTATAATCCTTGTCATAGTGTCAGGCCTGTTGGTGGCACTGCCAAAAGCAAAACATTAG
- a CDS encoding type II secretion system protein, with protein sequence MRRTTLTSFKRGFTLLEVVFVITILGIIASIGASLIAQVYESYIVQRALYRTSAKAEIAALQIANRLTYRISSAVIGRKLDGTYLPLDQVPDETYKVLEWIGYDNDSFTAGDMSSATLANRVPGWSGFCDVDSTDTNKSRISTPGSDLNKVNAIIGKLSNSSKTIGDAAIIFAGHEYNSTKNYIANCMGFTDSSCISPINSIVSATVMTLSDDNNSKVMTDQYKLAWSAYAVVPTRVTGSALTDRGFKSSDMIYDLKLYYNYQPWNNAPSSYADANVPNSTLVTNVRSFRFVGKGDTVRFKICVAEAIGDGNITSCKEKAVIR encoded by the coding sequence ATGAGAAGAACAACACTTACCTCTTTTAAACGAGGCTTTACCCTCCTTGAAGTTGTCTTTGTGATCACTATTTTGGGAATTATTGCTTCTATCGGTGCATCACTCATAGCCCAGGTATATGAGAGCTACATCGTTCAGCGGGCACTTTACCGTACCAGTGCAAAAGCGGAAATAGCTGCGTTACAAATAGCCAACAGACTAACCTACCGCATCTCAAGTGCTGTCATAGGAAGAAAACTGGATGGAACATATCTTCCACTCGACCAGGTACCTGATGAAACATATAAAGTACTGGAATGGATCGGGTATGACAATGACAGTTTTACAGCAGGTGACATGAGCAGTGCTACTCTTGCTAATAGAGTACCCGGCTGGAGCGGCTTTTGTGATGTCGATTCAACTGATACCAATAAATCACGTATATCAACACCAGGATCTGACCTTAACAAGGTCAATGCGATCATTGGAAAACTCAGCAATTCGAGCAAGACGATCGGTGATGCTGCCATTATCTTTGCAGGACATGAATACAATAGTACCAAAAACTATATTGCCAACTGCATGGGCTTTACAGACAGTAGCTGTATATCACCTATTAACAGTATTGTAAGTGCTACGGTCATGACCCTTTCAGACGACAACAACTCAAAAGTCATGACAGACCAATACAAACTTGCATGGAGTGCCTATGCGGTTGTCCCCACACGGGTGACTGGATCTGCCCTTACGGATCGGGGATTTAAAAGCAGCGATATGATATATGATCTGAAACTTTACTATAATTATCAGCCCTGGAACAATGCACCATCCAGCTATGCCGACGCCAATGTGCCAAACAGTACACTTGTAACCAATGTCAGATCTTTCAGGTTCGTAGGTAAAGGAGATACTGTCCGTTTCAAGATATGTGTCGCCGAAGCGATCGGAGATGGCAACATTACATCCTGCAAAGAAAAGGCGGTGATCCGATGA
- the kdsA gene encoding 3-deoxy-8-phosphooctulonate synthase has product MILIAGPCVLESRDNVMRIAESLGKYNDDCTKDFYFKASFDKANRTSLDSFRGPGLEEGLKMLQEVKDRFGYKILTDVHDYTQPVAAAEVADVLQIPAFLCRQTDLLVAAAKTSAVVNIKKGQFLAPAAMEHSVAKVLKTRGFDGEVSYENAEKYNVWLTERGSSFGYGNLVVDMRGLVTMRQFAPVIFDATHSVQMPASGGASSGGDSSFVPYLSRAAAAVGVDGFFFETHFDPSIALSDGPNMIELQKLDGLIEQIDAIRSIIE; this is encoded by the coding sequence ATGATATTGATCGCCGGACCATGTGTACTTGAGAGCCGTGACAATGTAATGCGTATTGCAGAGTCTTTGGGCAAATACAACGATGACTGTACCAAGGACTTCTACTTCAAAGCGAGTTTTGACAAAGCCAACCGTACGAGTCTAGACAGTTTCAGGGGACCCGGTCTGGAAGAGGGGCTCAAAATGCTCCAGGAGGTCAAAGATCGGTTCGGTTACAAAATACTGACCGATGTACATGACTATACACAGCCCGTAGCAGCGGCCGAAGTGGCGGATGTATTGCAGATTCCTGCATTCTTGTGCCGTCAGACGGACCTATTGGTTGCAGCAGCGAAAACTTCTGCGGTAGTGAACATCAAAAAAGGGCAGTTCCTTGCGCCGGCAGCCATGGAACACTCTGTGGCAAAAGTACTCAAGACAAGAGGTTTTGACGGCGAGGTCAGTTATGAGAATGCCGAAAAGTACAATGTCTGGCTGACAGAGCGCGGTTCGAGCTTCGGGTATGGGAACCTTGTGGTTGACATGCGCGGGCTTGTGACCATGCGCCAGTTCGCACCGGTGATCTTCGATGCGACACACTCGGTGCAGATGCCGGCATCTGGCGGAGCAAGCAGCGGAGGCGACAGCAGCTTCGTACCGTATCTTTCACGTGCAGCGGCTGCGGTCGGTGTAGACGGTTTCTTCTTCGAAACCCACTTCGATCCGAGTATCGCTTTGAGTGACGGCCCAAATATGATAGAATTACAAAAACTTGATGGATTGATCGAACAGATCGATGCCATACGAAGCATCATAGAATGA
- the nusB gene encoding transcription antitermination factor NusB, protein MATRHQARTAVVGLLYAYDLGNENIAKFSDEILEEDKIRNKQRDFSHSLFDGTIENLPMIDEEIEKHLTDWDYDAIGRVEKAILRLGAYEILIAKTDRAIIINEAVELAKSLADEKSPQFINGVLDAIGK, encoded by the coding sequence ATGGCAACAAGACACCAAGCCAGAACAGCGGTCGTAGGACTTTTATATGCCTACGACCTGGGAAATGAAAACATAGCCAAATTCTCCGACGAGATCCTCGAAGAAGACAAAATACGCAACAAGCAGAGAGACTTCTCCCATTCCCTCTTTGACGGTACCATTGAAAATCTTCCCATGATCGATGAAGAGATAGAGAAGCATCTGACAGACTGGGATTATGATGCCATAGGCAGGGTAGAGAAAGCCATTCTGCGTCTGGGTGCCTATGAGATACTCATAGCCAAAACGGACAGGGCAATTATCATCAACGAAGCTGTGGAACTTGCCAAATCACTGGCAGACGAGAAATCACCGCAGTTCATCAACGGTGTATTGGATGCGATAGGCAAATAA
- the hpf gene encoding ribosome hibernation-promoting factor, HPF/YfiA family: MNKSITGRHFELTDAIKAYADALLDGLNKYNLDITSANVVISANEKNGKKGFTVEFIVNLKDKNTIVITQVDKDVYAAMDVASERVKKGLRRHKEKIKDHKVMSFKDMGEEAEAVSEIATEDIEIVPMDLELHKPLDFEEAIDALREEKKRQFIVFNDYDGNMRVMYKRADGKFGLY, from the coding sequence ATGAATAAAAGTATTACAGGAAGACATTTTGAACTGACTGATGCCATTAAAGCATATGCAGACGCTCTCTTGGATGGATTGAACAAATATAATTTGGACATCACTTCAGCGAATGTGGTCATTTCAGCCAATGAGAAGAACGGGAAAAAAGGTTTTACTGTAGAGTTCATTGTAAATCTGAAAGATAAGAATACCATCGTCATCACACAGGTCGACAAAGATGTGTATGCAGCTATGGACGTCGCCAGTGAAAGAGTGAAAAAGGGCCTCAGAAGACATAAAGAGAAGATCAAAGACCATAAGGTCATGAGTTTCAAAGATATGGGTGAAGAAGCGGAAGCGGTATCGGAAATAGCCACTGAAGACATCGAGATCGTCCCTATGGACCTTGAACTTCACAAGCCGCTTGACTTCGAAGAGGCAATCGATGCGCTCAGAGAAGAGAAGAAAAGACAGTTCATCGTCTTTAACGACTATGACGGCAATATGAGGGTTATGTACAAAAGAGCCGACGGAAAATTCGGCCTTTATTAA
- a CDS encoding M16 family metallopeptidase: protein MAEMVKEIKIKDAQVPVVFEEGNFIPIVSLQLVFTNAGHLSNTKDGLADMSAKLLNEGTKKDGSVGFAQKLDDHAVDVTAHVGRESFVFEVSALKSEFPYAIERLKELLKDPNYTEEALEQVKRQKIGWLTQKKSDFDYIAAVKLRETLFKGTALARPYDGTIESVKSITLDDIKTFISTHMGYNNAIAVIGGDISFDEAVKYMDEILPLLPKVKKEETKYFTASDKRETVLIPEDTQQAYIYFGAPFNYSYKEKDQYKAKIAEYLLGGAGFGSRLMEEIRVKRGLTYGAYSALRRTKYASYLSGYLQTKLSTQDEAKELVQKVVDDFVSKGITVEELEAAKQFLVGSEPLRVETLSQRLNRAYNEFYYGRPLGFSKEQLKKIETVTLEEMNEFITSHKELSALSFAIVTKK, encoded by the coding sequence ATGGCGGAGATGGTAAAAGAGATCAAGATCAAAGATGCACAGGTACCTGTGGTATTTGAAGAGGGGAACTTCATTCCTATTGTCTCTTTGCAGCTGGTATTTACCAATGCCGGGCACTTGAGCAATACCAAAGACGGTCTGGCGGATATGTCGGCCAAACTTCTGAACGAGGGTACAAAGAAAGATGGCAGTGTAGGTTTTGCACAGAAGCTCGATGACCACGCCGTAGATGTCACAGCCCATGTAGGACGTGAAAGTTTTGTTTTCGAAGTCTCGGCACTCAAGAGTGAGTTCCCCTATGCCATCGAAAGACTCAAAGAACTCTTGAAAGATCCCAACTATACAGAGGAAGCACTTGAACAGGTCAAACGCCAGAAGATCGGCTGGCTGACACAGAAGAAGAGTGATTTCGACTATATTGCCGCGGTGAAGCTCAGAGAGACTCTTTTCAAGGGGACTGCCCTGGCAAGACCATACGACGGAACGATCGAGAGTGTCAAGTCGATCACACTTGATGATATCAAAACGTTTATCTCGACACATATGGGATACAACAATGCCATTGCCGTTATCGGCGGGGACATCTCTTTCGATGAAGCGGTCAAATATATGGATGAGATACTCCCTCTTCTGCCAAAAGTGAAAAAAGAGGAGACAAAGTATTTCACCGCTTCCGATAAACGGGAGACAGTCCTCATTCCTGAAGATACACAGCAGGCCTACATCTATTTCGGTGCGCCGTTCAACTACTCCTATAAAGAGAAAGACCAGTACAAAGCAAAGATCGCAGAGTATCTTCTTGGCGGTGCAGGCTTCGGTTCAAGACTGATGGAGGAGATCCGCGTCAAGAGAGGGTTGACCTATGGTGCTTACTCTGCACTTAGACGTACCAAGTATGCTTCCTATCTCAGCGGATATCTTCAGACAAAACTGAGTACACAGGATGAAGCCAAAGAGCTGGTGCAAAAAGTTGTAGATGACTTTGTCAGCAAGGGAATTACAGTGGAGGAACTTGAAGCAGCCAAACAGTTCCTTGTGGGCAGCGAGCCGCTCAGAGTGGAAACACTCAGTCAGAGACTCAACAGGGCTTACAACGAGTTCTATTATGGCAGGCCGCTCGGTTTTTCCAAAGAACAGCTTAAGAAGATCGAGACAGTAACTTTGGAGGAGATGAACGAATTTATTACTTCCCATAAAGAGCTTTCAGCTCTCTCTTTTGCTATTGTTACGAAGAAGTGA
- a CDS encoding dehypoxanthine futalosine cyclase, protein MNMTKRMTIDEAVDLIENADLKTLGKMALARKREMHPKGVTTFVVDRNINYTNICWVDCKFCAFYTHEKKEDAYILSFEEIDQKIDELIAIGGTQILFQGGVHPKLEIEWYEDLVEHIHKKYPQVTIHGFSAIEIDYIARRSDLSISEVLARLKAKGLSSIPGAGAEILSDRVRDIIAPKKLDKDTWIEVHREAHKLGIKSTATMMYGTVETTREIVEHFDLVRQLQDETGGFRAFIMWSYQSDHTQLKRELPTITKTTSNQYLRYLAVARLFLDNVPNIQSSWVTQGSYIGQMALLFGANDLGSTMMEENVVSAAGAHNQMNQEEMIALIRDVGEKPAKRNTAYEILERF, encoded by the coding sequence ATGAACATGACCAAACGAATGACCATCGATGAAGCGGTAGATCTCATCGAAAATGCCGACCTTAAAACATTGGGAAAGATGGCACTTGCACGCAAGAGAGAGATGCATCCCAAAGGTGTGACTACATTTGTGGTTGACAGGAACATCAACTACACCAATATCTGCTGGGTCGATTGCAAGTTCTGTGCCTTCTATACGCATGAGAAGAAAGAGGATGCCTATATCCTCTCTTTTGAGGAGATCGACCAGAAGATCGATGAGCTCATAGCCATCGGAGGAACGCAGATACTCTTTCAGGGAGGTGTACACCCCAAACTGGAGATCGAGTGGTATGAAGACCTTGTGGAGCATATACACAAGAAATATCCGCAGGTGACCATTCACGGATTCTCTGCGATCGAAATAGACTATATTGCACGCAGGTCCGATCTGAGTATTTCCGAAGTGCTGGCACGTTTGAAAGCAAAAGGTCTCAGTTCCATTCCCGGAGCGGGTGCGGAGATACTTTCCGACAGAGTAAGAGATATCATCGCTCCCAAGAAGCTTGATAAAGATACCTGGATAGAGGTACACAGAGAAGCGCATAAACTGGGCATAAAATCAACGGCGACGATGATGTACGGTACGGTCGAGACGACCAGAGAAATTGTAGAACACTTTGATCTTGTTCGTCAGTTACAGGACGAAACAGGCGGTTTCAGAGCCTTTATCATGTGGTCCTACCAGAGTGACCACACGCAGCTCAAAAGAGAGTTGCCGACCATTACCAAGACCACCTCCAACCAGTATCTGCGTTACCTTGCAGTGGCACGTCTGTTTTTGGACAATGTGCCGAACATTCAGAGTTCATGGGTGACACAGGGCTCATACATCGGCCAGATGGCACTGCTCTTTGGTGCCAATGACCTCGGTTCGACCATGATGGAAGAGAATGTCGTCTCCGCAGCGGGTGCACATAACCAGATGAACCAGGAAGAGATGATAGCGTTGATCCGTGATGTGGGAGAGAAGCCTGCGAAGCGGAATACGGCATATGAGATTTTGGAACGGTTTTAG